One genomic region from Salvelinus fontinalis isolate EN_2023a chromosome 18, ASM2944872v1, whole genome shotgun sequence encodes:
- the LOC129815438 gene encoding low-density lipoprotein receptor-related protein 1-like, with the protein MTNGAMNVEIGNPAYKIYEGEPDDAGDLLDSDFTLDPDKPTNFTNLVYATLYMGAHNSRNSLTSTDEKKELLSRGDEEPLVDLLA; encoded by the exons ATGACTAACGGGGCCATGAACGTAGAGATAGGAAACCCAGCGTACAAGATCTACGAGGGTGAGCCAGACGATGCCGGGGATCTTCTAGACTCAGACTTCACACTGGACCCAGACAag CCCACCAACTTCACCAACCTAGTGTACGCCACACTGTACATGGGAGCCCACAACAGCCGCAACTCCCTGACCAGCACAGATGAGAAGAAGGAGCTTCTGTCACGGGGGGATGAGGAGCCTCTGGTGGACCTGCTAGCATAA